A window of the Diospyros lotus cultivar Yz01 unplaced genomic scaffold, ASM1463336v1 superscaf1, whole genome shotgun sequence genome harbors these coding sequences:
- the LOC127793261 gene encoding myb-related protein 306-like, with amino-acid sequence MGRPPCCDKDGVKKGPWTPEEDIILVSYIQEHGPGNWRAVPANTGLLRCSKSCRLRWTNYLRPGIKRGNFTDHEEKMIIHLQALLGNRWAAIASYLPQRTDNDIKNYWNTHLKRKLKKLEGHEGNGHEGFSSTRSLSKGQWERRLQTDIHMAKQALCEALSLDKSNPLPDIKPPNNNAYFSPSTPYASSTENIAKLLQNWMKDSPKSSQTSSETTTTQNSFNYPVGTGSSPSEGTMSSATPDQGFDSFFSFNSCNSGTSSLFQDESKPNSSDTQGSLSLLEKWLFDDGPGQGQGDLMDMPLGETDGLF; translated from the exons ATGGGAAGGCCTCCTTGCTGTGATAAAGATGGTGTGAAGAAAGGGCCGTGGACTCCGGAAGAAGACATCATCTTGGTGTCTTACATTCAGGAGCATGGACCAGGGAATTGGAGGGCTGTTCCTGCTAATACTG GTCTACTCAGATGCAGCAAGAGTTGCCGGCTTAGATGGACTAACTATCTCCGCCCCGGAATCAAGCGTGGTAACTTCACTGATCATGAAGAGAAGATGATCATCCACCTTCAAGCACTTCTTGGCAACAG ATGGGCCGCCATAGCTTCATACCTTCCTCAGAGAACAGACAACGACATAAAGAACTACTGGAACACCCACTTGAAGAGGAAGCTCAAGAAGCTTGAAGGCCATGAAGGCAACGGCCACGAAGGGTTTTCCTCTACAAGATCTCTCTCCAAGGGCCAGTGGGAGAGAAGGCTCCAAACTGATATCCACATGGCCAAACAAGCTCTCTGCGAGGCCTTATCCCTCGACAAATCTAACCCTTTACCTGACATAAAACCACCCAACAACAATGCCTATTTCTCCCCCTCCACTCCCTACGCGTCCAGCACCGAAAACATAGCAAAACTGCTCCAAAACTGGATGAAAGACTCCCCAAAATCGTCCCAAACAAGCTCCGAAACCACCACCACCCAGAACTCGTTCAATTACCCAGTTGGAACCGGGTCTAGCCCCAGCGAGGGCACGATGAGTTCTGCAACGCCGGATCAGGGTTTCGATTCGTTTTTCAGCTTCAATTCTTGCAACTCAGGAACCAGCAGCCTTTTTCAGGATGAGAGCAAGCCGAATTCTTCGGACACTCAGGGCTCTCTTTCGCTGCTGGAGAAATGGCTGTTTGACGATGGGCCGGGGCAAGGGCAAGGCGATCTCATGGACATGCCGCTGGGAGAAACTGATGGGCTGTTCTGA